A single Triticum dicoccoides isolate Atlit2015 ecotype Zavitan chromosome 2A, WEW_v2.0, whole genome shotgun sequence DNA region contains:
- the LOC119352003 gene encoding zealexin A1 synthase-like, which translates to MEAYIYLLALLPLLYILRSLRAFFCSGDRGLRLPPGPWQLPIIGNLHHLFGALPHRALRDLSRRHGPLMLLKLGKVPVIVASNAEAAKEIMKTHDHIFCTRPLSSTAKVLNEHGTGITFSPYGAHWRQLRKICVLELLNAKRVKSFRPTREEEVIRFIRSISSASETQLTVNLSNMLTIYGSDTTVHSTLGCRFKDRDNYTLLDYVAEAVRLIGGYTLSDLFPSSRLARTLSSTLRRAAVFRDSVLSFLERIIDDHLARRSSKEVHQEDLVDALLRIKREGNLAFPLTMNHIKAVILDVFAGGSESPITTLQWAMTELMQNPSVMSRAQAEVRGAFAGQMKVTEEGLANLSYLQCIIKETLRLHAPTPLLLPRECQEQCNILGYDVPKGAIVLVNAWAISRDPEYWEEPEAFIPDRFMGSKVNYNGNNFEFVPFGAGRRICPGVLFGIANIELALASLLFYFDWALPDGILPGDLDMTETMGISAKKKLDLRLRATLHVQLPR; encoded by the exons ATGGAGGCATACATCTATCTTTTAGCTCTTCTTCCACTTCTATACATCCTACGCTCCCTGAGAGCTTTCTTTTGCTCCGGCGACCGCGGTCTACGGCTTCCTCCTGGCCCATGGCAGCTTCCTATCATCGGCAACCTCCACCATCTTTTTGGTGCCCTCCCACACCGTGCCTTACGGGATCTCTCTCGGCGCCATGGGCCCCTTATGCTCCTCAAGCTCGGTAAGGTTCCAGTGATCGTCGCCTCCAACGCCGAAGCTGCCAAGGAGATCATGAAGACGCACGACCACATCTTCTGCACAAGGCCACTGAGCTCAACGGCCAAGGTGCTGAACGAGCATGGCACGGGGATCACGTTCTCCCCATACGGTGCACACTGGCGGCAGCTCCGCAAGATTTGCGTCCTCGAGCTGCTGAACGCCAAGCGCGTCAAATCTTTCCGGCCCACCCGTGAGGAGGAGGTAATCAGGTTCATTCGATCCATCTCATCTGCATCAGAGACACAGCTAACTGTGAATCTGAGTAACATGCTCACCATTTACGGGTCGGACACGACGGTGCACTCCACCTTGGGTTGCCGGTTCAAGGACCGTGACAATTACACCTTGCTCGATTATGTCGCCGAGGCGGTGCGGCTGATAGGTGGCTACACCTTATCCGACTTGTTCCCGTCGTCGAGGCTAGCGCGCACTCTGAGCAGCACACTGCGCAGGGCTGCGGTCTTTCGAGACTCTGTGCTATCCTTCCTGGAGCGTATCATAGATGATCATCTCGCGAGGAGATCCTCCAAGGAAGTTCACCAGGAAGACCTGGTCGATGCCCTCTTGAGGATCAAACGAGAAGGCAACCTTGCGTTCCCCCTCACCATGAACCATATCAAAGCAGTGATTTTA GATGTTTTTGCAGGGGGGAGCGAGTCACCGATAACAACGCTACAGTGGGCCATGACAGAGTTGATGCAAAACCCTAGTGTGATGTCTAGGGCACAAGCTGAGGTCAGGGGTGCCTTCGCGGGACAAATGAAGGTAACCGAGGAGGGTCTAGCCAATCTAAGCTACTTGCAGTGTATCATCAAGGAGACGTTGAGGTTGCACGCACCTACGCCATTACTACTGCCAAGGGAATGCCAAGAGCAATGTAACATACTCGGCTATGACGTTCCCAAGGGCGCCATTGTTCTTGTGAATGCTTGGGCTATCTCAAGGGACCCTGAGTACTGGGAAGAACCGGAAGCATTCATCCCAGATAGATTTATGGGCAGTAAGGTGAATTACAATGGTAACAACTTTGAGTTCGTACCATTCGGCGCCGGGCGGCGGATTTGCCCCGGGGTGTTGTTTGGGATCGCGAACATTGAGCTCGCTCTCGCAAGCCTTTTGTTTTATTTCGACTGGGCTCTTCCAGATGGCATTCTCCCCGGTGATCTTGACATGACGGAAACCATGGGAATCAGTGCTAAGAAGAAGTTGGATCTGCGATTGCGTGCAACTCTCCACGTACAGCTGCCGCGCTGA